In Rhizobium sp. WSM4643, the following are encoded in one genomic region:
- the treZ gene encoding malto-oligosyltrehalose trehalohydrolase, whose amino-acid sequence MHDHSSSEESKSKPRSSSRRSPIGAEVDAGGVSFRVWAPARERCFLVIEGNSEHKMTAEDGGYFCLYLPGLDVGTRYQFHFGDADDLLADPASRFQPDGPSGPSVVVDPARYQWSDYDWQGMPAFGAALYEMHIGTFTREGTFAAAREKLERLRALGINCLEVMPINEFEGEFGWGYDGTLLYAPTRLYGTPDDVRAFVDEAHRIGIGVILDVVYNHFGVGERFSEFTPDYFTERYSNEWGKAINFDGPNSHGVREYIAKNAAYWIDEFHFDGLRIDATQALFDSSHEHIVTVIAREARAAAGQRQIYLVSENEPQQSEMVRPESAGGHGLNALWNDDFHRSATVALTGRNEAYYHDHRGTAQELVSAAKYGCLFQGQRYDWQDKPRGTAGLDLKPWNFVHFLQNHDQVANSGTGARIGHLTSPARLRAMTALQLLGPQTPMLFQGQEFGASSPFYYFADHAGEIADMVRQGRRSFLSQFPNLRDEELIRQMADPCARTTFEKVKLDWAEWERNAAVVLLHRDLLNLRQTNKAFSRQACARDGQMDGNVLSRSAFLLRFFAEKPSDERILLINFGNDLVIDSLPDPLFAPPEAHQWHLSWSSEDAAYGGSGRRPYDFWKRWVLNGDIALVVAPFKLQNRQNVSAMPIEDWQAGILRAGDPST is encoded by the coding sequence ATGCACGACCACTCAAGCAGCGAAGAGTCGAAATCGAAGCCTCGCAGTTCGAGCCGACGCTCCCCGATCGGAGCGGAGGTTGATGCCGGCGGCGTTTCGTTCCGAGTATGGGCCCCTGCCAGAGAACGCTGTTTCCTCGTGATCGAGGGAAATTCCGAACATAAGATGACGGCGGAGGACGGCGGCTACTTCTGCCTGTATCTGCCCGGTTTGGATGTAGGAACGCGATACCAGTTTCACTTTGGAGACGCGGATGATCTTCTTGCCGATCCTGCCTCGCGTTTTCAGCCAGATGGTCCATCGGGGCCATCAGTCGTCGTAGATCCGGCGCGGTATCAGTGGAGTGATTACGACTGGCAAGGAATGCCCGCCTTCGGAGCTGCTCTCTACGAGATGCACATCGGCACCTTCACAAGGGAAGGTACCTTTGCGGCAGCCCGGGAAAAGCTGGAAAGACTTCGCGCACTCGGCATCAACTGCCTGGAAGTAATGCCCATCAATGAGTTTGAAGGCGAATTCGGCTGGGGCTACGACGGAACATTGCTCTATGCTCCGACGCGGCTCTATGGAACACCGGATGATGTGCGCGCTTTCGTCGACGAAGCCCACCGGATCGGCATCGGGGTGATCCTCGACGTGGTCTACAACCACTTCGGTGTCGGCGAGCGGTTTTCTGAATTCACGCCCGACTATTTCACGGAGCGGTACTCGAACGAATGGGGCAAGGCGATCAACTTCGACGGTCCGAACAGCCACGGTGTTCGGGAATATATAGCAAAGAACGCGGCCTACTGGATCGACGAATTCCATTTCGATGGACTGCGTATCGATGCAACGCAGGCGTTGTTCGACTCAAGCCACGAACACATCGTCACGGTCATTGCTAGGGAAGCTCGAGCAGCAGCGGGACAGCGGCAGATCTATCTCGTGAGCGAAAATGAGCCGCAGCAAAGCGAAATGGTGCGGCCGGAGAGCGCGGGAGGGCATGGGCTGAACGCCTTATGGAACGATGATTTCCACCGCTCCGCGACAGTGGCGCTGACCGGCCGCAACGAAGCCTATTATCATGATCACCGCGGTACGGCCCAGGAACTCGTTTCTGCCGCCAAATATGGCTGCCTGTTTCAGGGGCAGCGATATGATTGGCAGGATAAACCGCGCGGAACGGCTGGGCTCGACCTCAAGCCGTGGAATTTCGTGCACTTCCTCCAGAATCACGACCAAGTCGCCAATTCCGGCACGGGCGCCAGGATCGGCCACCTAACATCGCCAGCCCGTCTTCGGGCCATGACGGCGCTGCAACTGCTGGGGCCGCAGACGCCCATGCTCTTTCAGGGACAGGAATTTGGTGCCTCTTCTCCGTTTTATTATTTCGCAGATCACGCTGGAGAAATCGCCGACATGGTCCGGCAGGGGCGGCGCAGTTTCCTCAGCCAATTCCCGAACCTGAGGGATGAAGAGCTCATCAGACAGATGGCGGATCCGTGTGCTCGCACGACGTTTGAGAAGGTGAAGCTCGATTGGGCCGAATGGGAGAGAAACGCGGCAGTCGTGCTGCTTCATCGCGACCTGCTGAATCTTCGTCAGACGAACAAGGCATTTTCTCGCCAAGCTTGCGCTCGTGACGGCCAAATGGACGGTAATGTTTTGTCCAGATCCGCCTTCCTCCTGAGGTTCTTCGCGGAGAAGCCGTCGGACGAAAGAATATTGTTGATCAACTTCGGCAATGACCTCGTGATCGATAGTCTGCCGGATCCGCTTTTTGCGCCGCCGGAAGCTCACCAATGGCATCTCTCTTGGTCAAGTGAAGATGCCGCCTACGGTGGCAGTGGACGCCGCCCATATGATTTTTGGAAGCGTTGGGTATTGAACGGGGATATTGCTCTGGTCGTCGCCCCCTTTAAACTCCAGAACCGGCAAAACGTCTCAGCAATGCCGATTGAGGACTGGCAAGCCGGCATCTTGCGAGCCGGGGACCCTAGCACTTAA
- a CDS encoding rhodanese-like domain-containing protein translates to MPSPVSQTPAAAPDAAVAHFAAKLAFETDCSDVHAAFAAGNVDFVLLDVRSPQLFAESHIPGAINLPHGKMTAHRMSAWASDTLFAVYCAGPHCNGADKAAFRLANLGLQAKLMIGGMTGWADESFAFEQGVPAAA, encoded by the coding sequence ATGCCAAGCCCCGTTTCCCAAACACCTGCTGCAGCTCCGGATGCCGCTGTCGCTCACTTTGCCGCCAAGCTCGCTTTCGAAACCGACTGCTCGGATGTGCATGCCGCCTTTGCGGCCGGCAACGTCGATTTCGTTCTCCTCGACGTGCGCTCGCCGCAGCTCTTCGCGGAGTCCCATATTCCCGGCGCCATCAACCTGCCGCACGGCAAGATGACGGCGCACCGAATGTCGGCATGGGCAAGCGATACACTCTTCGCCGTCTATTGCGCCGGCCCGCATTGCAACGGCGCCGACAAGGCCGCCTTCCGCCTCGCCAATCTCGGGCTCCAGGCCAAGCTGATGATCGGCGGCATGACCGGCTGGGCCGATGAAAGCTTCGCCTTCGAACAGGGCGTCCCTGCTGCCGCCTGA
- a CDS encoding zinc-dependent alcohol dehydrogenase family protein, with protein sequence MQTTRQWQIDAVGPERQLTIGERRLEPVSGNRVLVRTEAVSLNFRDRLVMESGMGLPLQFPFVPASDMAGVVEAVGPEVSRFKPGDRVISTFSPDWIDGRGLGDARTPPYKTRGGFYPGVLSQYTVLSEEWYSRAPDTLDAAQASTLPCAGLTAWFALIERGGLKAGDKVLVEGTGGVALFGLQIAKAHGAEVFITSGSAEKLGRAVALGADHAINRHEGDWVEQLYQLTGGYGADHVLEIVGGPHLGQALKAVAINGRISVIGVFEGFEVSGPTGPLLLKAPVVQGISVGHRRALEDLVRAIDQTGLKPVIDKRYAFDEFPEALDHLYRGPFGKVVVEF encoded by the coding sequence ATGCAAACAACACGGCAATGGCAGATCGACGCGGTTGGACCGGAGCGCCAGCTGACGATCGGCGAGCGGAGGCTCGAGCCGGTTTCGGGAAACAGGGTTCTGGTGCGGACGGAAGCCGTTTCGCTCAATTTCCGCGACCGACTGGTGATGGAGAGCGGCATGGGGTTGCCGCTGCAATTTCCCTTCGTGCCGGCTTCCGATATGGCGGGGGTCGTCGAGGCAGTCGGACCGGAGGTCAGCCGTTTCAAGCCGGGCGATCGGGTCATCTCGACGTTTTCGCCCGACTGGATCGACGGACGCGGGTTAGGCGATGCGCGCACGCCGCCTTACAAGACGCGCGGCGGCTTTTATCCCGGCGTCCTCTCGCAATACACCGTGCTTTCCGAAGAATGGTATTCACGCGCGCCTGACACGCTGGATGCGGCGCAGGCGAGCACCTTGCCCTGCGCCGGGCTGACTGCCTGGTTCGCACTGATCGAACGCGGCGGTCTGAAGGCCGGCGACAAGGTGCTGGTGGAAGGCACCGGCGGGGTGGCGCTCTTCGGTCTGCAGATCGCCAAGGCGCATGGTGCGGAGGTCTTCATCACATCAGGCAGCGCGGAGAAGCTCGGCCGCGCCGTTGCCCTCGGCGCCGATCACGCGATCAATCGCCATGAGGGCGACTGGGTGGAACAACTCTATCAGTTGACCGGCGGCTACGGGGCCGATCACGTGCTTGAGATCGTCGGCGGCCCACATCTCGGCCAGGCGCTGAAGGCGGTGGCGATCAATGGCCGCATTTCCGTCATCGGCGTGTTCGAGGGATTCGAGGTTTCCGGCCCGACCGGGCCGTTGCTGCTCAAGGCGCCTGTTGTGCAGGGCATTTCCGTCGGCCATCGCCGTGCGCTTGAAGATCTGGTGCGGGCAATCGACCAGACCGGGCTGAAGCCTGTGATCGACAAGCGTTATGCCTTCGACGAATTCCCTGAGGCGCTCGATCATCTCTATCGCGGGCCTTTCGGCAAGGTGGTCGTCGAGTTCTGA
- a CDS encoding TIGR03885 family FMN-dependent LLM class oxidoreductase translates to MTLIGYHASHEQFSPSELLGYVQAAEAAGFGAVMSSDHLTPWSERQGQSGFAWAWLGAALQATQSIPFGIITVPMGWRYHPAITAQAGATIAEMFSGRLPWIAVGSGQAMNEHVIGERWPSKAERNERLLAAVEIMRDLWSGKLVSRTEPIKVDQGRVHTLPDEIPRIVAGALSPETAEWAGGWADALITINQPTGKLDKVVEAFRRGGGRQKPLYLQTHISYAGSEEEARANAFDQWRSNAISAAISETLRLPEEFDEACLKVRPEDMDQHVRISADPRQHVEWLKADVAMGFDEIYIHNVGRNQREFIEVFGREVLRSFRTDAPVDPCDLSTGDGFKGSPDIS, encoded by the coding sequence ATGACGCTCATCGGCTATCACGCGTCCCATGAACAATTTTCGCCAAGCGAGCTCCTCGGATATGTGCAGGCTGCGGAGGCTGCAGGTTTCGGCGCCGTGATGTCGTCCGATCACCTGACGCCATGGAGTGAGAGGCAGGGTCAGTCGGGCTTTGCTTGGGCCTGGTTAGGGGCCGCGCTCCAGGCCACGCAATCTATTCCCTTCGGTATCATCACAGTCCCTATGGGCTGGCGTTATCATCCGGCGATTACCGCACAGGCTGGTGCGACGATTGCAGAGATGTTTTCGGGCCGGTTGCCGTGGATAGCGGTGGGCAGCGGGCAGGCCATGAATGAACATGTCATCGGTGAACGCTGGCCCTCCAAGGCAGAACGAAATGAACGGTTGCTGGCTGCGGTCGAGATCATGAGGGACTTGTGGTCGGGGAAGCTGGTCAGTCGGACAGAACCCATCAAAGTCGATCAGGGCCGCGTCCATACTCTCCCTGATGAGATCCCGCGCATTGTTGCCGGCGCTCTTTCGCCAGAAACGGCCGAGTGGGCGGGAGGTTGGGCGGATGCGCTTATCACCATCAACCAGCCGACCGGCAAGCTCGACAAAGTCGTCGAAGCCTTCCGGCGCGGCGGCGGGAGGCAAAAGCCGCTCTACTTGCAAACACATATTTCCTATGCCGGCTCCGAAGAGGAAGCTAGGGCAAATGCCTTCGACCAGTGGCGCAGCAACGCGATTTCCGCTGCAATCTCGGAAACGCTTCGTTTGCCGGAGGAGTTCGATGAGGCATGTCTGAAGGTGCGGCCTGAAGATATGGACCAGCATGTGCGCATCTCGGCCGATCCACGACAGCATGTCGAGTGGTTGAAAGCCGATGTCGCGATGGGATTTGACGAAATCTATATTCACAATGTCGGGCGCAATCAGCGCGAGTTCATCGAAGTTTTTGGTCGAGAGGTACTACGCTCATTCAGGACTGATGCGCCGGTCGATCCATGCGATCTTTCAACGGGAGATGGCTTCAAGGGCAGTCCAGATATCAGTTGA
- the ftrA gene encoding transcriptional regulator FtrA gives MSDSVKIMPNSLPQQTKGPLVAALAYDGLCTFEFGIAYEVFGLPRPEMGEGWYRFSVCGIEPGPLRAAGGLTVAVDQGLEVLDEADLIVVPGWRSIDAVVPEPLVSALKAAHQRGARIMSLCSGVAVLAGSGLLTNRRATTHWRYVASIAARYPDIALDADVLYIDEGSLLTAAGSAAGIDLCLHVVRGDFGSEAANSVARRLVVPPHREGGQAQFIHAPVHEEREGIRLGALIEWMRESLSEDQPISLLAKRAGMSMRTFQRRFEATTGLSVGEWLLTERLRHARDLLEKELAVSLDDIAAASGFGTLATMRHHFRRRLGTSPHAYRKSFGG, from the coding sequence ATGTCTGACAGCGTAAAGATCATGCCAAACTCATTGCCGCAGCAGACGAAAGGACCGCTGGTCGCCGCACTTGCCTATGACGGGCTCTGCACCTTCGAATTCGGCATCGCCTACGAGGTCTTCGGCCTGCCACGGCCGGAAATGGGCGAAGGCTGGTATCGCTTCTCAGTCTGCGGCATCGAACCGGGTCCGCTTCGCGCAGCGGGAGGGCTGACGGTCGCAGTCGACCAGGGACTGGAAGTGCTTGACGAAGCGGACCTGATCGTCGTGCCGGGCTGGCGGTCGATCGATGCCGTCGTTCCCGAGCCGCTTGTTTCAGCGCTCAAGGCAGCGCATCAACGCGGCGCACGGATCATGTCGCTTTGCTCGGGTGTTGCCGTTCTTGCCGGGTCGGGCCTGCTAACGAACCGCAGGGCGACGACGCATTGGCGTTATGTCGCCTCGATCGCCGCGCGTTATCCCGATATCGCACTCGATGCCGACGTTCTCTACATAGACGAGGGCAGTCTGCTGACGGCAGCGGGCAGTGCTGCCGGCATCGATCTCTGCCTGCATGTGGTGCGCGGCGATTTCGGTTCGGAAGCAGCAAACAGCGTTGCAAGACGCCTCGTCGTGCCGCCGCACCGCGAAGGCGGACAGGCGCAGTTCATTCACGCGCCGGTTCATGAGGAACGCGAGGGCATCCGCTTGGGGGCGCTGATCGAATGGATGCGCGAAAGCCTTTCCGAGGATCAGCCGATCAGCCTGCTTGCGAAAAGAGCGGGCATGAGCATGCGCACCTTCCAGCGGCGCTTCGAAGCGACGACGGGCCTCAGCGTCGGCGAATGGCTGCTCACGGAGCGGCTGCGGCATGCCCGCGATCTGCTGGAGAAGGAACTTGCTGTGTCGCTCGATGACATCGCCGCTGCCAGCGGCTTTGGAACACTGGCAACGATGCGGCATCATTTTCGCAGGCGGCTCGGGACAAGCCCTCATGCCTATCGAAAATCATTCGGTGGCTAA
- a CDS encoding glycoside hydrolase family 13 protein, producing the protein MDYSTTPLAGPERSPLQPKWWHTATVYQVYPRSFCDSNGDGIGDIPGITSKLDYLKKLGIDIIWLSPIYKSPMDDNGYDISDYRDIAPEFGTLQDFDRLVAEAKDREIGIMLDLVVNHTSDEHPWFLQSRHGSDNPFRDFYIWRKPAPDGGPPNGLKSSFGGPAWTLDPATGEYYLHMFSRRQPDLNWENERVRAEIYDMMNWWLERGIAGFRMDVIDYIGKQVDQELIKDGPHLHDYLQEMNAKTFGSRDILTVGEAWSATPGAALLYSGRDRQELSMIFQFEHVTQQWDAVYGKWRPKPFDLVNLKTVLSKWQLALSEDGWNSLFWGNHDLPRAVSRYGDVTGYHIESAKMLATVLHLLKGTPFVYQGEEIGMTNVPFTSIDQYRDIETLNMHRLHVEAGLSPEEFIRGANENGRDNARTPMQWSAAPYGGFSTGVPWIEVNPNYPKVNAEAAIGDEKSIWNHYRKLIALRKTCPVIVYGEYRSWLDQHPDVFVYTRTFDRTRMIVIANFTPRHIGLSLPSELGMNGECLICNYEPVHKINETIELSPYEAFAIASR; encoded by the coding sequence ATGGATTACTCCACGACACCGCTGGCAGGTCCCGAGCGATCACCTCTCCAACCGAAATGGTGGCATACCGCAACTGTATACCAGGTCTATCCGCGCAGCTTTTGCGATTCCAACGGAGACGGCATTGGCGATATCCCCGGCATCACCTCAAAGCTCGACTACCTGAAAAAGCTCGGGATCGACATCATCTGGCTGTCGCCGATCTACAAGTCGCCGATGGACGACAATGGTTATGACATATCGGACTACCGGGACATTGCCCCCGAGTTTGGCACGCTCCAAGATTTCGACCGGCTGGTGGCTGAGGCGAAAGACCGAGAAATCGGCATCATGCTCGACCTCGTCGTCAACCACACATCGGACGAGCATCCGTGGTTTCTTCAATCCCGTCACGGTTCGGACAACCCATTCCGCGACTTCTACATCTGGCGCAAACCTGCGCCGGACGGAGGACCGCCGAACGGCCTGAAGTCCTCCTTCGGCGGACCGGCCTGGACGCTCGACCCGGCAACAGGCGAATATTACCTGCATATGTTTTCTCGCCGCCAGCCGGATCTCAACTGGGAGAACGAAAGGGTGCGGGCGGAAATCTATGACATGATGAACTGGTGGCTTGAGCGAGGCATTGCCGGCTTTCGCATGGATGTCATTGATTATATCGGCAAGCAGGTGGACCAGGAGCTTATAAAGGACGGACCGCATCTGCACGACTATCTGCAGGAGATGAATGCCAAGACCTTTGGCAGCCGCGATATCCTGACGGTCGGCGAAGCCTGGAGCGCCACTCCCGGTGCAGCCCTCCTCTATTCCGGACGCGACCGCCAAGAACTCTCGATGATCTTCCAGTTCGAGCACGTCACCCAGCAATGGGACGCGGTCTATGGCAAATGGCGCCCGAAACCGTTCGACCTTGTGAATCTCAAGACCGTCCTGAGCAAATGGCAGCTTGCTCTATCGGAAGACGGGTGGAATTCGCTCTTCTGGGGCAATCACGATCTGCCGCGCGCCGTCTCCCGCTACGGCGACGTGACCGGCTATCATATCGAGTCGGCCAAGATGCTGGCCACCGTGCTGCATCTGCTGAAAGGCACGCCCTTCGTCTATCAGGGCGAGGAAATCGGAATGACAAACGTCCCCTTCACCTCCATCGATCAGTACCGGGACATCGAAACCCTCAACATGCACAGGCTGCACGTGGAGGCCGGCCTTTCCCCAGAAGAGTTTATTCGCGGAGCAAACGAGAACGGTCGCGATAACGCCCGCACACCGATGCAATGGAGTGCGGCCCCCTATGGCGGTTTTTCGACCGGCGTACCCTGGATCGAGGTCAATCCCAATTATCCGAAGGTCAACGCCGAAGCGGCCATCGGAGACGAGAAGTCGATCTGGAACCACTATCGCAAACTGATCGCGCTCCGGAAGACCTGCCCTGTCATCGTCTACGGGGAATACCGATCCTGGCTCGACCAACATCCTGATGTCTTCGTCTATACCCGTACATTCGACAGGACACGGATGATTGTCATCGCTAATTTCACCCCGCGGCACATTGGGCTGAGTTTGCCATCGGAGCTCGGGATGAACGGAGAATGTCTCATTTGCAACTATGAACCGGTGCACAAGATCAACGAGACCATTGAACTCAGCCCCTACGAGGCCTTCGCCATAGCGTCTAGGTGA
- a CDS encoding SDR family oxidoreductase produces MTTNLEDAVVVITGASSGIGQAAAEAFARRGSRLVLASRNGAALEKVAEVCRRLGGEATSVVADVTDPDAVKALASKAASFGKIDVWVSNVGVGAVGRFEETLIEAHEQVIRANLLGHINDAHAALPVFLRQGTGVFINMISLGGFAAAPFATAYSASKFGLRGFSEALRAEVADKPRIHICDIYPAFVDTPGLMHGANYVGRKVSAPPPLIDAGALPKP; encoded by the coding sequence ATGACAACCAATCTCGAGGATGCTGTTGTCGTCATTACCGGCGCATCGAGTGGTATCGGTCAAGCCGCAGCCGAGGCATTCGCCAGGCGGGGTAGCAGGCTGGTGCTCGCGTCGCGCAACGGTGCCGCATTGGAAAAAGTGGCAGAGGTCTGCCGCCGCCTCGGCGGCGAGGCCACTTCAGTTGTTGCGGATGTCACCGACCCCGATGCAGTCAAGGCTCTTGCCTCGAAAGCTGCCTCGTTCGGCAAGATCGATGTCTGGGTCAGCAATGTCGGCGTCGGCGCGGTTGGTCGGTTCGAGGAGACGCTAATTGAGGCGCATGAGCAGGTCATCCGCGCGAACTTGCTGGGACATATCAACGACGCACACGCGGCTCTCCCGGTGTTTCTACGCCAGGGTACGGGCGTATTCATCAATATGATTTCGCTCGGCGGTTTTGCAGCGGCGCCGTTCGCCACAGCCTACAGCGCCAGCAAGTTCGGGCTTCGCGGATTTTCCGAGGCCTTACGGGCGGAGGTGGCGGATAAGCCTCGCATTCATATCTGTGACATTTACCCCGCCTTCGTCGACACCCCCGGCCTGATGCATGGTGCCAACTATGTCGGCCGGAAGGTCTCCGCGCCGCCGCCGCTGATCGATGCCGGCGCGTTGCCGAAGCCATAG
- a CDS encoding SIR2 family protein has translation MPHDKQISAIATAIERRQAVLFVGAGISMNVGLPSWSCLIDHMLMDLGLPSSFAATHGATYQEIAEYYRLKHGSLSQLVEWMKREWQILPEQLENSELHRLIVELDFPLVYTTNYDANLEISYEAFGRPFTRITSAKDMATAPVGETQIVKYHGDFSDPDTLVLTESDYFDRLSFDAPLDIKFRSDAFASTLLFVGYSMSDLNIRFLLHHLWSTWRRTGLDRHRPPLFLFMHEPTEVQVHVLKRWGVTVLSGDGESSGDSLSHFLERLLQRRKSNAGS, from the coding sequence GTGCCACACGACAAACAAATATCGGCGATTGCCACCGCGATTGAACGCCGGCAGGCCGTTTTGTTCGTTGGTGCAGGAATATCGATGAACGTCGGCCTGCCCTCATGGAGCTGTCTCATCGATCATATGCTGATGGATCTCGGCCTGCCTTCGTCGTTCGCCGCCACGCACGGCGCAACCTATCAGGAAATTGCCGAATATTACCGTTTGAAGCACGGCTCGTTGTCTCAGTTGGTCGAATGGATGAAACGCGAGTGGCAGATCTTGCCTGAGCAACTTGAGAACTCCGAGCTGCATAGGCTCATCGTCGAATTGGACTTTCCTCTCGTGTACACCACAAATTACGATGCAAATCTCGAAATCTCCTATGAGGCGTTCGGGCGGCCATTCACACGGATCACAAGCGCGAAAGATATGGCGACCGCGCCAGTCGGCGAAACTCAAATCGTCAAATACCACGGCGACTTCTCCGATCCGGACACACTGGTGCTGACAGAGTCGGATTACTTCGATCGCCTATCGTTTGACGCTCCTTTGGACATAAAATTCAGGAGCGATGCCTTCGCCTCGACATTGCTGTTTGTCGGCTACAGCATGTCCGATCTGAACATTCGCTTTTTGCTCCATCACCTGTGGTCGACATGGCGGCGGACCGGACTAGACCGACACCGGCCACCGCTATTTCTCTTCATGCACGAGCCGACCGAAGTTCAGGTGCATGTTCTGAAGAGGTGGGGCGTTACCGTCCTCAGCGGCGATGGCGAGAGTTCAGGCGACTCCCTCTCTCATTTTCTCGAACGTCTGCTTCAACGACGAAAATCGAATGCCGGCAGTTAA
- a CDS encoding alpha-amylase family protein: MPNRSSSWYEEAVIYSIDVEKFADGNGDGIGDFAGLTKKLAYLSELGITCIWLLPFYRSPDRDNGYDVSDFYSINPKVGTLDDFLTFLHGAGEHGIRVIMDLVVNHTSDQHPWFQAARRDDETRYRSYYVWSPDPPPVASGAKSIFPGEVDSLWTYDEVARAYYFHSFYEFQPELNAANPQVREEILRIVDYWIAFGVSGFRLDAAPLIIADKGLEHANPRDPHGILRQIGSYLQSRRSGGVLLGEVNLPPEASDAFFGEGDQLQLLLNFMLACYLFAGLAGKDAASINQGLSLLPEPPPGCAWVNFLRNLDELDFSRVPADLKKNVFDAFASKEEMQAFGRGIRRRVAPMLGGDQRRTELAFSIIFSLSGPPLIVYGDEIGIGEDLSQPGRNAVRVPMQWSAERNAGFSSADAGKLCQPIVSDEPFSYKKVNVVDQFNDPNSLLNKIRRFISLRRNQPIFTKGRLVRLSAEDPAVLVHGFEDAGSLLLLVHNLARRRIKTEINFGGMQPRKFRDLIGEVEYAGAIQPRLQLEPYAYHWFISEGNGS, translated from the coding sequence GTGCCGAACCGAAGCAGCAGCTGGTATGAGGAGGCGGTGATCTACAGCATCGATGTCGAGAAATTCGCCGATGGCAATGGTGACGGCATTGGCGACTTCGCGGGCCTGACGAAAAAGCTGGCCTACCTTTCGGAACTCGGAATTACCTGCATCTGGCTACTGCCGTTTTATCGCAGTCCGGATCGCGACAATGGTTATGACGTCAGCGATTTCTATTCGATCAATCCAAAGGTGGGAACGCTTGACGATTTCCTGACATTTCTGCACGGCGCCGGTGAGCATGGCATTCGGGTGATCATGGACCTCGTCGTCAATCATACATCCGATCAGCATCCCTGGTTCCAGGCCGCTAGGCGGGATGACGAGACGCGCTACCGCAGTTATTATGTCTGGAGCCCCGATCCTCCACCTGTCGCTTCAGGGGCCAAATCGATTTTTCCGGGCGAAGTGGACAGCCTCTGGACCTATGATGAGGTGGCGAGGGCCTATTATTTCCATAGCTTCTACGAGTTTCAGCCCGAATTGAACGCTGCAAATCCGCAGGTGCGCGAAGAAATATTGCGCATCGTCGATTACTGGATCGCATTCGGCGTCAGCGGGTTCAGGCTGGACGCCGCCCCGCTCATCATCGCCGATAAAGGACTTGAGCATGCCAATCCTCGCGATCCCCACGGCATCCTGAGGCAGATCGGCAGCTATCTGCAAAGCAGGCGATCGGGTGGTGTGCTCCTCGGAGAAGTCAATCTTCCGCCGGAAGCTTCCGACGCCTTTTTTGGCGAAGGAGACCAACTCCAGCTTCTGCTCAACTTCATGCTTGCCTGCTATCTCTTCGCAGGCCTCGCTGGGAAAGACGCGGCCTCGATCAATCAGGGACTGAGCCTGCTTCCGGAGCCACCGCCCGGTTGCGCATGGGTCAATTTCCTGCGCAATCTCGATGAGCTCGATTTTTCCCGAGTTCCCGCGGATTTGAAGAAGAACGTCTTCGACGCCTTCGCTTCGAAGGAAGAAATGCAGGCATTCGGCCGCGGCATCCGCCGTCGCGTTGCGCCCATGTTGGGCGGCGACCAACGACGGACGGAACTCGCCTTCAGCATCATCTTTTCTCTGAGCGGGCCGCCGCTTATCGTCTACGGCGACGAGATCGGTATCGGCGAGGACCTTTCCCAGCCCGGACGCAATGCAGTGAGGGTACCGATGCAATGGTCGGCGGAGAGGAATGCCGGTTTCTCCAGTGCCGACGCCGGAAAACTGTGTCAGCCGATCGTCTCGGACGAGCCGTTTTCCTACAAGAAAGTCAATGTTGTCGACCAATTCAATGATCCTAATTCCCTGTTGAACAAGATCAGGCGTTTTATTTCTCTTCGCAGGAATCAGCCGATCTTCACAAAAGGGCGGCTGGTGAGATTGAGCGCCGAGGATCCGGCTGTTTTGGTCCACGGCTTTGAAGACGCCGGGTCGCTTCTGCTGCTCGTCCACAACCTCGCTCGCCGGCGTATTAAGACGGAAATCAATTTTGGCGGAATGCAGCCTCGGAAGTTCCGAGATCTGATCGGCGAGGTGGAGTACGCAGGCGCCATCCAACCACGCCTGCAACTCGAGCCCTATGCCTACCACTGGTTTATTTCCGAGGGCAACGGATCATGA